One stretch of Acanthochromis polyacanthus isolate Apoly-LR-REF ecotype Palm Island chromosome 16, KAUST_Apoly_ChrSc, whole genome shotgun sequence DNA includes these proteins:
- the saysd1 gene encoding SAYSvFN domain-containing protein 1: protein MEQKLAEFRARRQAEKSQTTAPQNREQEAAPTSAQCESTATAHSLQPEDTENTQPASQSSQGRDRRDWLLDSALGRWLASRQLVLSNLTLLKVLLWLVLLGLFVELEFGLPFFVISLFYWLYEGLRNPAPRKPGELSAYSVFNPDCQPLLGALTAEQLEGEMGYRPLANR from the exons ATGGAGCAGAAGCTGGCCGAGTTCAGAGCCAGGCGGCAGGCTGAGAAGAGTCAGACTACTGCTCCACAGAACAGAGAGCAAGAAGCAGCACCTACAAGTGCTCAATGTGAGTCCACAGCTACAGCTCACAGTCTGCAGCCAGAGGACACAGAAAACACCCAACCTGCAAGTCAAAGCTCTCAAGGCAGG GACCGTAGAGACTGGCTGCTGGACAGTGCTCTGGGAAGGTGGCTGGCTTCGAGGCAGCTTGTCCTTTCAAATCTTACTTTGCTCAAAGTGCTGCTGTGGCTGGTTCTGCTGGGTCTGTTTGTTGAACTCGAGTTTGGCCTCCCCTTCTTCGTCATCTCTCTCTTCTACTGGCTCTACGAAGGACTCCGCAACCCAGCGCCCCGCAAGCCTGGAGAACTGAGCGCTTATTCAGTCTTCAACCCAGACTGTCAGCCTCTGTTGGGCGCTCTCACTGCAGAGCAGCTGGAGGGAGAGATGGGATACAGACCTCTGGCTAACAGATGA
- the bpnt1 gene encoding 3'(2'),5'-bisphosphate nucleotidase 1 isoform X2 translates to MSGSPAVVMRLVASAYSVAEKAGAIVRKVLHSGELGIVEKTGANDLQTLADRLAQQSICASLSRRFPKITIIGEEELPDEEVQEDLIENGQAEEILQKTCPAEYSGLTEEELVVWVDPLDGTKEYTEGLLDNVTVLIGIAYGGRAIAGVINQPFYNYQMGAGAVLGRTMWGMPGLGAFGFQLQEVPGDRRIVTTTRSHSNKLVTDCVDAMEPHEVIRVGGAGNKIIQLVEGKASAYVFASPGCKKWDTCAPEAILHAVGGKLTDMHGNGYRYDANVKHMNSAGVLAALRNHEYYVSRVPQSVLQALKSQ, encoded by the exons ATGTCTGGAAGCCCTGCAGTGGTTATGCGACTGGTGGCCTCCGCCTACAGTGTGGCTGAAAAGGCTGGTGCCATTGTAAGAAAGGTCCTTCATAGTGGAGAACTTGGCATTGTTGAAAAG ACAGGAGCTAATGATTTGCAGACGCTGGCGGACAGACTGGCACAGCAGAGCATTTGTGCTTCGCTCTCCAGACGTTTCCCCAAAATCACCATCATTGGAGAGGAG GAGCTTCCAGACGAAGAGGTACAGGAAGATCTCATTGAGAATGGCCAGGCAGAGGAAATCCTTCAGAAGACCTGTCCAGCTGAGTACAGCGGGCTGACAGAAGAAGAG CTCGTTGTGTGGGTGGATCCCCTCGACGGCACAAAGGAGTATACTGAAG GGCTCTTGGATAACGTGACGGTGCTCATTGGTATTGCATACGGAGGCAGAGCTATCGCAGGTGTCATCAACCAGCCGTTCTACAACTACCAG ATGGGAGCAGGAGCAGTTTTAGGAAGAACCATGTGGGGAATGCCAGGATTGGGCGCCTTTGGATTCCAGCTGCAGGAAGTTCCAGGTGATAGACGGATTGTCACGACCACCCGCTCCCATAGCAACAAGCTGGTAACGGACTGCGTAGACGCCATGGAGCCTCATGAAGTTATAAGAGTGGGAGGTGCTGGAAACAAG ATAATCCAGCTTGTGGAGGGAAAGGCCTCCGCTTATGTCTTTGCCAGTCCCGGGTGCAAAAAGTGGGACACTTGTGCTCCTGAAGCCATCCTGCATGCTgttggag GCAAACTGACGGATATGCACGGAAATGGATACAGATATGATGCTAATGTAAAGCACATGAACTCTGCTGGGGTTCTCGCTGCACTACGCAATCATGAGTACTATGTCAGCAGAGTACCGCAGTCAGTGCTGCAAGCTCTCAAGTCACAGTGA
- the grcc10 gene encoding protein C10, whose protein sequence is MASAPAQQPTLTVEQTRVVLSEVIQAFSVPENAARMEEARESACNDMGKMLQLVLPVATQIQQEVIKAYGFNNEGEGVLKFARLVKMYETQDPEIAAMSAKLKSLLLPPLSTPPIGGAIPAS, encoded by the exons ATGGCCTCAGCTCCAGCACAGCAGCCCACTCTCACTGTTGAGCAGACCAGAG TGGTTTTGAGTGAGGTGATCCAGGCCTTTTCAGTACCAGAAAATGCTGCACGGATGGAGGAAGCTCGAGAAAGTGCTTGCAACGACAtgggcaagatgctgcagcttGTGCTGCCTGTGGCAACCCAGATCCAACAAGAGGTGATCAAAGCCTATGGATTCAACAATGAGGGAGAAG gtGTCCTTAAATTTGCCAGACTGGTGAAGATGTATGAAACCCAGGACCCTGAAATTGCAGCGATGTCAGCCAAACTAAAGTCTCTCCTCCTGCCACCTCTGTCAACACCACCTATAGGAGGTGCCATTCCAGCTTCATAG
- the bpnt1 gene encoding 3'(2'),5'-bisphosphate nucleotidase 1 isoform X1, translating to MSGSPAVVMRLVASAYSVAEKAGAIVRKVLHSGELGIVEKTGANDLQTLADRLAQQSICASLSRRFPKITIIGEEELPDEEVQEDLIENGQAEEILQKTCPAEYSGLTEEELVVWVDPLDGTKEYTEASRGLHLPTVAQISLKGSNTSQPHSTALWLLDNVTVLIGIAYGGRAIAGVINQPFYNYQMGAGAVLGRTMWGMPGLGAFGFQLQEVPGDRRIVTTTRSHSNKLVTDCVDAMEPHEVIRVGGAGNKIIQLVEGKASAYVFASPGCKKWDTCAPEAILHAVGGKLTDMHGNGYRYDANVKHMNSAGVLAALRNHEYYVSRVPQSVLQALKSQ from the exons ATGTCTGGAAGCCCTGCAGTGGTTATGCGACTGGTGGCCTCCGCCTACAGTGTGGCTGAAAAGGCTGGTGCCATTGTAAGAAAGGTCCTTCATAGTGGAGAACTTGGCATTGTTGAAAAG ACAGGAGCTAATGATTTGCAGACGCTGGCGGACAGACTGGCACAGCAGAGCATTTGTGCTTCGCTCTCCAGACGTTTCCCCAAAATCACCATCATTGGAGAGGAG GAGCTTCCAGACGAAGAGGTACAGGAAGATCTCATTGAGAATGGCCAGGCAGAGGAAATCCTTCAGAAGACCTGTCCAGCTGAGTACAGCGGGCTGACAGAAGAAGAG CTCGTTGTGTGGGTGGATCCCCTCGACGGCACAAAGGAGTATACTGAAG CGTCGAGGGGCCTTCATCTTCCAACCGTAGCCCAGATATCGCTCAAAGGGTCGAACACCTCTCAGCCTCACAGCACAGCTCTCT GGCTCTTGGATAACGTGACGGTGCTCATTGGTATTGCATACGGAGGCAGAGCTATCGCAGGTGTCATCAACCAGCCGTTCTACAACTACCAG ATGGGAGCAGGAGCAGTTTTAGGAAGAACCATGTGGGGAATGCCAGGATTGGGCGCCTTTGGATTCCAGCTGCAGGAAGTTCCAGGTGATAGACGGATTGTCACGACCACCCGCTCCCATAGCAACAAGCTGGTAACGGACTGCGTAGACGCCATGGAGCCTCATGAAGTTATAAGAGTGGGAGGTGCTGGAAACAAG ATAATCCAGCTTGTGGAGGGAAAGGCCTCCGCTTATGTCTTTGCCAGTCCCGGGTGCAAAAAGTGGGACACTTGTGCTCCTGAAGCCATCCTGCATGCTgttggag GCAAACTGACGGATATGCACGGAAATGGATACAGATATGATGCTAATGTAAAGCACATGAACTCTGCTGGGGTTCTCGCTGCACTACGCAATCATGAGTACTATGTCAGCAGAGTACCGCAGTCAGTGCTGCAAGCTCTCAAGTCACAGTGA
- the LOC110952180 gene encoding serine/threonine-protein phosphatase PP1-beta catalytic subunit-like has protein sequence MAESELNVDSLISRLLEVRGCRPGKIVQMTEAEVRGLCIKSREIFLSQPILLELEAPLKICGDIHGQYTDLLRLFEYGGFPPEANYLFLGDYVDRGKQSLETICLLLAYKIKYPENFFLLRGNHECASINRIYGFYDECKRRFNIKLWKTFTDCFNCLPIAAIIDEKIFCCHGGLSPDLQSMEQIRRIMRPTDVPDTGLLCDLLWSDPDKDVQGWGENDRGVSFTFGADVVSKFLNRHDLDLICRAHQVVEDGYEFFAKRQLVTLFSAPNYCGEFDNAGGMMSVDESLMCSFQILKPSEKKAKYQYGGVNSGRPVTPPRTTQAPKKR, from the exons ATGGCGGAAAGCGAACTGAACGTTGACAGCCTCATCTCTCGATTACTGGAGG TGCGAGGATGTCGTCCAGGGAAGATCGTACAAATGACAGAGGCTGAGGTGCGAGGGCTCTGCATCAAGTCTAGAGAGATTTTCCTTAGTCAGCCGATTCTGCTGGAACTGGAGGCTCCTCTCAAAATCTGCG GTGATATCCATGGACAGTACACAGACCTACTGAGGCTATTTGAGTATGGGGGCTTCCCTCCAGAGGCCAACTATCTGTTCCTGGGAGACTACGTGGACAGAGGGAAACAGTCGCTAGAGACCATCTGTCTGCTGCTTGCCTACAAGATCAAATACCCAGAGAACTTCTTCTTGCTCAGGGGGAACCATGAGTGTGCCTCCATCAATCGTATTTATGGCTTCTATGATGAGT GCAAGCGCAGATTTAACATAAAGCTCTGGAAGACATTCACAGACTGTTTTAATTGTCTGCCCATCGCTGCAATTATTGATGAGAAGATCTTCTGCTGCCATGGAG GACTCTCGCCTGATCTGCAGTCCATGGAACAAATCCGACGCATTATGAGACCTACTGATGTCCCAGACACAG GTTTGCTGTGCGACTTGCTGTGGTCAGACCCTGACAAAGATGTCCAGGGGTGGGGGGAAAATGATCGGGGAGTTTCCTTCACCTTCGGGGCCGATGTGGTCAGCAAGTTCCTCAACCGCCACGACCTGGATCTCATCTGTCGAGCACATCAA GTTGTTGAGGATGGCTATGAGTTCTTTGCAAAGCGACAGCTGGTGACTCTGTTTTCTGCCCCAAACTACTGCGGGGAGTTTGACAATGCTGGCGGCATGATGAGCGTGGATGAGTCCCTTATGTGCTCTTTTCAG ATCCTGAAGCCGTCAGAGAAAAAAGCCAAGTACCAGTACGGTGGGGTGAATTCAGGACGCCCTGTCACCCCGCCTCGTACCACTCAGGCACCTAAAAAGAGGTGA